A part of Gallus gallus isolate bGalGal1 chromosome 26, bGalGal1.mat.broiler.GRCg7b, whole genome shotgun sequence genomic DNA contains:
- the LGR6 gene encoding leucine-rich repeat-containing G-protein coupled receptor 6 isoform X2, translating to MERFVFWGVLLACCARIRAAEPGAVPPCPSQCHCEQDGVALSVDCSELGLPEVPSALSPLTAYLDLSMNNISQLQPNAFRRLRFLEELRLSGNQISSIPGEAFSGLYSLKILMLQNNQLSRIPAEALRDLPNLQSLRLDANLISVVPEESFEGLQSLRHLWLDDNALTEIPVRALNRLPALQAMTLALNQIWRIPDYAFQNLSSLVVLDLNYNELLEFPGAIRTLGRLQELGFHNNNIKAIPENAFVGNPLLQTIHFYDNPIQFVGQSAFQYLPKLHTLSLNGATDIREFPDLKGTTSLEVLTLTRAGIRLLPRAVCQQLPNLRVLELSHNKIEDLPSFHRCQRLEELGLQHNRIHEIRADTFVQLTALRSIDLSWNDIHFIHPDAFVTLRSLTKLDLSDNRLAALPLGGLGSLTHLKLQGNPALSEPFAEDSFPKLRVLEVPYAYQCCAYGSCSGFFRASNQWEAEGASPEDEDPHRRALELFPGHADNHYDLEADELQLDLEDSKLHPSIQCTPSPGPFKPCEHLFESWIIRLGVWVIVLVSVLCNGLVVLAVFASPSYLSPVKFVVGSIAGANTLSGVSCSMLALVDALTYGHFAQFGARWESGTGCRVTGFLAVFASEAAIFLLTLAAVQCSVSVSCARGCRKAPSLGRVKAAALGCLVLSSAAAVLPLFSIGEYGASPLCLPYPIPGGKPTTLGFTVALAMTNVLCFLVVTGTYIRLYCSLLKGECGTVWDCAMVKHVAWLIFTNCLLYCPVAFLTFSSTLNLFLITPEVIKSVLLVVLPLPACLNPVLYLLFNPHCRDDLRLLWQKGRDRGSCPQPCGLDDTEKSSYDSTQALVSFSDIDHIFETPDSLGAPPILDSYRFPSTTLVPCQQRMGAGGRERGCSEHCLCLSDSVVLTAPESGEPPSRSPRAASCPPPPYISHV from the exons ACGCCTCTCTGGAAACCAGATCTCCAGTATCCCAGGGGAAGCTTTCTCTGGCCTCTACAGCCTGAAGATTCT GATGCTGCAGAACAATCAGCTGAGCCGCATCCCTGCAGAGGCACTGAGAGATCTTCCAAACCTCCAATCTCT ACGCCTGGATGCCAACCTCATCTCCGTGGTGCCCGAGGAGAGCTTCGAGGGGCTGCAGTCCCTGCGGCACCTCTGGCTGGACGACAACGCGCTGACGGAGATCCCGGTGCGGGCGCTGAACCGCCTCCCAGCGCTGCAGGCCATGACGTTGGCGCTCAACCAGATCTGGCGCATCCCTGATTACGCCTTCCAGAACCTCAGCAGCCTCGTGGTGCT GGATCTCAATTACAACGAGCTGCTGGAATTCCCGGGGGCCATTCGGACGCTGGGccggctgcaggagct TGGTTTTCATAACAACAACATCAAAGCTATCCCAGAGAATGCATTTGTTGGGAATCCCCTTCTCCAAACAAT CCATTTTTATGACAACCCCATCCAGTTTGTTGGACAGtctgccttccagtacttgcCAAAGCTACACACTCT GTCTCTCAATGGTGCAACGGACATCAGAGAATTCCCAGACCTAAAAGGCACCACCAGCCTAGAAGTTTT GACGCTGACCCGGGCGGGCATCCGCCTCCTCCCCAgagctgtgtgccagcagctgcccaACCTCCGTGTCCT AGAGCTGTCACACAACAAAATCGAAGACCTGCCCAGCTTCCACCGGTGCCAGcggctggaggagct tgGTCTCCAGCACAACAGAATCCACGAGATCAGAGCGGACACCTTTGTGCAGCTGACAGCCCTGCGCTCCAT AGACCTGAGCTGGAACGACATCCATTTCATTCACCCCGATGCCTTCGTGACGCTGCGCTCGCTCACCAAGCT ggATCTGTCAGACAACAGGCTGGCAGCGCTGCCGCTGGGCGGGTTGGGCAGCCTGACCCACCTGAAGCTGCAGGGCAACCCGGCGCTCTCCGAGCCCTTTGCTGAGGACAGCTTTCCCAAATTAAG AGTCCTCGAGGTACCTTACGCCTACCAGTGCTGCGCCTATGGAAGCTGCAGTGGGTTCTTCAGAGCGTCCAACCAGTGGGAGGCAGAAGGCGCGAGCCCTGAGGATGAAGATCCCCACAGGAGGGCCCTGGAGCTCTTCCCAGGTCACGCAGACAACCACT ATGACCTCGAGGCTGATGAGCTCCAGCTGGACCTTGAGGACTCGAAGCTGCACCCCTCTATCCAGTGCACGCCCAGCCCCG GTCCCTTCAAGCCTTGTGAGCACTTGTTTGAGAGCTGGATCATTCGCCTGGGCGTCTGGGTCATCGTTCTGGTCTCGGTGCTCTGCAACGGGCTGGTGGTCCTGGCCGTCTTTGCCTCTCCCAGCTACCTCTCTCCAGTTAAGTTTGTCGTCGGCTCCATAGCCGGAGCCAACACGCTGAGCGGCGTTTCCTGCAGCATGCTGGCCCTCGTGGACGCCCTGACCTACGGCCACTTCGCACAGTTCGGCGCCAGGTGGGAGAGCGGCACGGGCTGCAGGGTGACCGGCTTCCTGGCCGTGTTCGCCTCCGAAGCCGCCATCTTCCTGCTGACGTTGGCTGCGGTGCAGTGCAGCGTTTCGGTCTCCTGCGCGCGGGGCTGCAGGAAGGCGCCCTCCCTCGGCAGGGTGAAGGCCGCAGCGCTCGGCTGCCTCGTGCTGTCCTCCGCAGCTGCGGTTCTGCCTCTCTTCTCCATCGGGGAGTACGGAGCATCCCCGCTGTGCCTCCCATACCCCATCCCGGGTGGGAAACCTACCACCCTGGGCTTCACCGTGGCCCTGGCGATGACGAACGTGCTCTGCTTCCTGGTGGTCACGGGCACCTACATCCGACTGTACTGCAGCCTGCTGAAGGGCGAGTGCGGCACTGTCTGGGACTGCGCCATGGTCAAGCACGTGGCCTGGCTGATCTTCACCAACTGCCTCCTCTACTGCCCGGTGGCCTTCCTCACCTTCTCTTCCACGCTCAACCTCTTCCTCATCACCCCGGAGGTCATCAAATCCGTCCTCCTGGTGGTCCTGCCCCTGCCCGCCTGCCTGAACCCCGTGCTCTACCTGCTCTTCAACCCCCACTGCAGGGATGACCTCCGCCTGCTGTGGCAGAAGGGCCGGGACAGGggcagctgcccccagccctgcggGCTCGACGACACGGAGAAAAGCTCCTACGACTCCACGCAGGCTCTGGTCAGCTTCTCTGACATCGACCACATATTCGAGACGCCCGACTCCCTGGGAGCGCCCCCCATCCTCGACAGCTACCGCTTCCCCTCCACGACGCTCGTGCCCTGCCAGCAAAGGATGGGCGCCGGGgggagggagcggggctgcTCCGAGCACTGCCTCTGCCTCAGTGACAGCGTGGTACTGACGGCTCCAGAGAGCGGGGAGCCGccctcccgcagcccccgggccgcctcctgcccccccccgccctaCATCTCTCACGTATAG
- the LGR6 gene encoding leucine-rich repeat-containing G-protein coupled receptor 6 isoform X1 yields MERFVFWGVLLACCARIRAAEPGAVPPCPSQCHCEQDGVALSVDCSELGLPEVPSALSPLTAYLDLSMNNISQLQPNAFRRLRFLEELRLSGNQISSIPGEAFSGLYSLKILMLQNNQLSRIPAEALRDLPNLQSLRLDANLISVVPEESFEGLQSLRHLWLDDNALTEIPVRALNRLPALQAMTLALNQIWRIPDYAFQNLSSLVVLHLHNNRIQRLGANGFDGLHNLETLDLNYNELLEFPGAIRTLGRLQELGFHNNNIKAIPENAFVGNPLLQTIHFYDNPIQFVGQSAFQYLPKLHTLSLNGATDIREFPDLKGTTSLEVLTLTRAGIRLLPRAVCQQLPNLRVLELSHNKIEDLPSFHRCQRLEELGLQHNRIHEIRADTFVQLTALRSIDLSWNDIHFIHPDAFVTLRSLTKLDLSDNRLAALPLGGLGSLTHLKLQGNPALSEPFAEDSFPKLRVLEVPYAYQCCAYGSCSGFFRASNQWEAEGASPEDEDPHRRALELFPGHADNHYDLEADELQLDLEDSKLHPSIQCTPSPGPFKPCEHLFESWIIRLGVWVIVLVSVLCNGLVVLAVFASPSYLSPVKFVVGSIAGANTLSGVSCSMLALVDALTYGHFAQFGARWESGTGCRVTGFLAVFASEAAIFLLTLAAVQCSVSVSCARGCRKAPSLGRVKAAALGCLVLSSAAAVLPLFSIGEYGASPLCLPYPIPGGKPTTLGFTVALAMTNVLCFLVVTGTYIRLYCSLLKGECGTVWDCAMVKHVAWLIFTNCLLYCPVAFLTFSSTLNLFLITPEVIKSVLLVVLPLPACLNPVLYLLFNPHCRDDLRLLWQKGRDRGSCPQPCGLDDTEKSSYDSTQALVSFSDIDHIFETPDSLGAPPILDSYRFPSTTLVPCQQRMGAGGRERGCSEHCLCLSDSVVLTAPESGEPPSRSPRAASCPPPPYISHV; encoded by the exons ACGCCTCTCTGGAAACCAGATCTCCAGTATCCCAGGGGAAGCTTTCTCTGGCCTCTACAGCCTGAAGATTCT GATGCTGCAGAACAATCAGCTGAGCCGCATCCCTGCAGAGGCACTGAGAGATCTTCCAAACCTCCAATCTCT ACGCCTGGATGCCAACCTCATCTCCGTGGTGCCCGAGGAGAGCTTCGAGGGGCTGCAGTCCCTGCGGCACCTCTGGCTGGACGACAACGCGCTGACGGAGATCCCGGTGCGGGCGCTGAACCGCCTCCCAGCGCTGCAGGCCATGACGTTGGCGCTCAACCAGATCTGGCGCATCCCTGATTACGCCTTCCAGAACCTCAGCAGCCTCGTGGTGCT GCACCTTCACAACAACCGCATCCAGCGCCTGGGGGCCAACGGCTTCGATGGGCTGCACAACCTGGAGACGCT GGATCTCAATTACAACGAGCTGCTGGAATTCCCGGGGGCCATTCGGACGCTGGGccggctgcaggagct TGGTTTTCATAACAACAACATCAAAGCTATCCCAGAGAATGCATTTGTTGGGAATCCCCTTCTCCAAACAAT CCATTTTTATGACAACCCCATCCAGTTTGTTGGACAGtctgccttccagtacttgcCAAAGCTACACACTCT GTCTCTCAATGGTGCAACGGACATCAGAGAATTCCCAGACCTAAAAGGCACCACCAGCCTAGAAGTTTT GACGCTGACCCGGGCGGGCATCCGCCTCCTCCCCAgagctgtgtgccagcagctgcccaACCTCCGTGTCCT AGAGCTGTCACACAACAAAATCGAAGACCTGCCCAGCTTCCACCGGTGCCAGcggctggaggagct tgGTCTCCAGCACAACAGAATCCACGAGATCAGAGCGGACACCTTTGTGCAGCTGACAGCCCTGCGCTCCAT AGACCTGAGCTGGAACGACATCCATTTCATTCACCCCGATGCCTTCGTGACGCTGCGCTCGCTCACCAAGCT ggATCTGTCAGACAACAGGCTGGCAGCGCTGCCGCTGGGCGGGTTGGGCAGCCTGACCCACCTGAAGCTGCAGGGCAACCCGGCGCTCTCCGAGCCCTTTGCTGAGGACAGCTTTCCCAAATTAAG AGTCCTCGAGGTACCTTACGCCTACCAGTGCTGCGCCTATGGAAGCTGCAGTGGGTTCTTCAGAGCGTCCAACCAGTGGGAGGCAGAAGGCGCGAGCCCTGAGGATGAAGATCCCCACAGGAGGGCCCTGGAGCTCTTCCCAGGTCACGCAGACAACCACT ATGACCTCGAGGCTGATGAGCTCCAGCTGGACCTTGAGGACTCGAAGCTGCACCCCTCTATCCAGTGCACGCCCAGCCCCG GTCCCTTCAAGCCTTGTGAGCACTTGTTTGAGAGCTGGATCATTCGCCTGGGCGTCTGGGTCATCGTTCTGGTCTCGGTGCTCTGCAACGGGCTGGTGGTCCTGGCCGTCTTTGCCTCTCCCAGCTACCTCTCTCCAGTTAAGTTTGTCGTCGGCTCCATAGCCGGAGCCAACACGCTGAGCGGCGTTTCCTGCAGCATGCTGGCCCTCGTGGACGCCCTGACCTACGGCCACTTCGCACAGTTCGGCGCCAGGTGGGAGAGCGGCACGGGCTGCAGGGTGACCGGCTTCCTGGCCGTGTTCGCCTCCGAAGCCGCCATCTTCCTGCTGACGTTGGCTGCGGTGCAGTGCAGCGTTTCGGTCTCCTGCGCGCGGGGCTGCAGGAAGGCGCCCTCCCTCGGCAGGGTGAAGGCCGCAGCGCTCGGCTGCCTCGTGCTGTCCTCCGCAGCTGCGGTTCTGCCTCTCTTCTCCATCGGGGAGTACGGAGCATCCCCGCTGTGCCTCCCATACCCCATCCCGGGTGGGAAACCTACCACCCTGGGCTTCACCGTGGCCCTGGCGATGACGAACGTGCTCTGCTTCCTGGTGGTCACGGGCACCTACATCCGACTGTACTGCAGCCTGCTGAAGGGCGAGTGCGGCACTGTCTGGGACTGCGCCATGGTCAAGCACGTGGCCTGGCTGATCTTCACCAACTGCCTCCTCTACTGCCCGGTGGCCTTCCTCACCTTCTCTTCCACGCTCAACCTCTTCCTCATCACCCCGGAGGTCATCAAATCCGTCCTCCTGGTGGTCCTGCCCCTGCCCGCCTGCCTGAACCCCGTGCTCTACCTGCTCTTCAACCCCCACTGCAGGGATGACCTCCGCCTGCTGTGGCAGAAGGGCCGGGACAGGggcagctgcccccagccctgcggGCTCGACGACACGGAGAAAAGCTCCTACGACTCCACGCAGGCTCTGGTCAGCTTCTCTGACATCGACCACATATTCGAGACGCCCGACTCCCTGGGAGCGCCCCCCATCCTCGACAGCTACCGCTTCCCCTCCACGACGCTCGTGCCCTGCCAGCAAAGGATGGGCGCCGGGgggagggagcggggctgcTCCGAGCACTGCCTCTGCCTCAGTGACAGCGTGGTACTGACGGCTCCAGAGAGCGGGGAGCCGccctcccgcagcccccgggccgcctcctgcccccccccgccctaCATCTCTCACGTATAG
- the LGR6 gene encoding leucine-rich repeat-containing G-protein coupled receptor 6 isoform X3, producing MNNISQLQPNAFRRLRFLEELRLSGNQISSIPGEAFSGLYSLKILMLQNNQLSRIPAEALRDLPNLQSLRLDANLISVVPEESFEGLQSLRHLWLDDNALTEIPVRALNRLPALQAMTLALNQIWRIPDYAFQNLSSLVVLHLHNNRIQRLGANGFDGLHNLETLDLNYNELLEFPGAIRTLGRLQELGFHNNNIKAIPENAFVGNPLLQTIHFYDNPIQFVGQSAFQYLPKLHTLSLNGATDIREFPDLKGTTSLEVLTLTRAGIRLLPRAVCQQLPNLRVLELSHNKIEDLPSFHRCQRLEELGLQHNRIHEIRADTFVQLTALRSIDLSWNDIHFIHPDAFVTLRSLTKLDLSDNRLAALPLGGLGSLTHLKLQGNPALSEPFAEDSFPKLRVLEVPYAYQCCAYGSCSGFFRASNQWEAEGASPEDEDPHRRALELFPGHADNHYDLEADELQLDLEDSKLHPSIQCTPSPGPFKPCEHLFESWIIRLGVWVIVLVSVLCNGLVVLAVFASPSYLSPVKFVVGSIAGANTLSGVSCSMLALVDALTYGHFAQFGARWESGTGCRVTGFLAVFASEAAIFLLTLAAVQCSVSVSCARGCRKAPSLGRVKAAALGCLVLSSAAAVLPLFSIGEYGASPLCLPYPIPGGKPTTLGFTVALAMTNVLCFLVVTGTYIRLYCSLLKGECGTVWDCAMVKHVAWLIFTNCLLYCPVAFLTFSSTLNLFLITPEVIKSVLLVVLPLPACLNPVLYLLFNPHCRDDLRLLWQKGRDRGSCPQPCGLDDTEKSSYDSTQALVSFSDIDHIFETPDSLGAPPILDSYRFPSTTLVPCQQRMGAGGRERGCSEHCLCLSDSVVLTAPESGEPPSRSPRAASCPPPPYISHV from the exons ACGCCTCTCTGGAAACCAGATCTCCAGTATCCCAGGGGAAGCTTTCTCTGGCCTCTACAGCCTGAAGATTCT GATGCTGCAGAACAATCAGCTGAGCCGCATCCCTGCAGAGGCACTGAGAGATCTTCCAAACCTCCAATCTCT ACGCCTGGATGCCAACCTCATCTCCGTGGTGCCCGAGGAGAGCTTCGAGGGGCTGCAGTCCCTGCGGCACCTCTGGCTGGACGACAACGCGCTGACGGAGATCCCGGTGCGGGCGCTGAACCGCCTCCCAGCGCTGCAGGCCATGACGTTGGCGCTCAACCAGATCTGGCGCATCCCTGATTACGCCTTCCAGAACCTCAGCAGCCTCGTGGTGCT GCACCTTCACAACAACCGCATCCAGCGCCTGGGGGCCAACGGCTTCGATGGGCTGCACAACCTGGAGACGCT GGATCTCAATTACAACGAGCTGCTGGAATTCCCGGGGGCCATTCGGACGCTGGGccggctgcaggagct TGGTTTTCATAACAACAACATCAAAGCTATCCCAGAGAATGCATTTGTTGGGAATCCCCTTCTCCAAACAAT CCATTTTTATGACAACCCCATCCAGTTTGTTGGACAGtctgccttccagtacttgcCAAAGCTACACACTCT GTCTCTCAATGGTGCAACGGACATCAGAGAATTCCCAGACCTAAAAGGCACCACCAGCCTAGAAGTTTT GACGCTGACCCGGGCGGGCATCCGCCTCCTCCCCAgagctgtgtgccagcagctgcccaACCTCCGTGTCCT AGAGCTGTCACACAACAAAATCGAAGACCTGCCCAGCTTCCACCGGTGCCAGcggctggaggagct tgGTCTCCAGCACAACAGAATCCACGAGATCAGAGCGGACACCTTTGTGCAGCTGACAGCCCTGCGCTCCAT AGACCTGAGCTGGAACGACATCCATTTCATTCACCCCGATGCCTTCGTGACGCTGCGCTCGCTCACCAAGCT ggATCTGTCAGACAACAGGCTGGCAGCGCTGCCGCTGGGCGGGTTGGGCAGCCTGACCCACCTGAAGCTGCAGGGCAACCCGGCGCTCTCCGAGCCCTTTGCTGAGGACAGCTTTCCCAAATTAAG AGTCCTCGAGGTACCTTACGCCTACCAGTGCTGCGCCTATGGAAGCTGCAGTGGGTTCTTCAGAGCGTCCAACCAGTGGGAGGCAGAAGGCGCGAGCCCTGAGGATGAAGATCCCCACAGGAGGGCCCTGGAGCTCTTCCCAGGTCACGCAGACAACCACT ATGACCTCGAGGCTGATGAGCTCCAGCTGGACCTTGAGGACTCGAAGCTGCACCCCTCTATCCAGTGCACGCCCAGCCCCG GTCCCTTCAAGCCTTGTGAGCACTTGTTTGAGAGCTGGATCATTCGCCTGGGCGTCTGGGTCATCGTTCTGGTCTCGGTGCTCTGCAACGGGCTGGTGGTCCTGGCCGTCTTTGCCTCTCCCAGCTACCTCTCTCCAGTTAAGTTTGTCGTCGGCTCCATAGCCGGAGCCAACACGCTGAGCGGCGTTTCCTGCAGCATGCTGGCCCTCGTGGACGCCCTGACCTACGGCCACTTCGCACAGTTCGGCGCCAGGTGGGAGAGCGGCACGGGCTGCAGGGTGACCGGCTTCCTGGCCGTGTTCGCCTCCGAAGCCGCCATCTTCCTGCTGACGTTGGCTGCGGTGCAGTGCAGCGTTTCGGTCTCCTGCGCGCGGGGCTGCAGGAAGGCGCCCTCCCTCGGCAGGGTGAAGGCCGCAGCGCTCGGCTGCCTCGTGCTGTCCTCCGCAGCTGCGGTTCTGCCTCTCTTCTCCATCGGGGAGTACGGAGCATCCCCGCTGTGCCTCCCATACCCCATCCCGGGTGGGAAACCTACCACCCTGGGCTTCACCGTGGCCCTGGCGATGACGAACGTGCTCTGCTTCCTGGTGGTCACGGGCACCTACATCCGACTGTACTGCAGCCTGCTGAAGGGCGAGTGCGGCACTGTCTGGGACTGCGCCATGGTCAAGCACGTGGCCTGGCTGATCTTCACCAACTGCCTCCTCTACTGCCCGGTGGCCTTCCTCACCTTCTCTTCCACGCTCAACCTCTTCCTCATCACCCCGGAGGTCATCAAATCCGTCCTCCTGGTGGTCCTGCCCCTGCCCGCCTGCCTGAACCCCGTGCTCTACCTGCTCTTCAACCCCCACTGCAGGGATGACCTCCGCCTGCTGTGGCAGAAGGGCCGGGACAGGggcagctgcccccagccctgcggGCTCGACGACACGGAGAAAAGCTCCTACGACTCCACGCAGGCTCTGGTCAGCTTCTCTGACATCGACCACATATTCGAGACGCCCGACTCCCTGGGAGCGCCCCCCATCCTCGACAGCTACCGCTTCCCCTCCACGACGCTCGTGCCCTGCCAGCAAAGGATGGGCGCCGGGgggagggagcggggctgcTCCGAGCACTGCCTCTGCCTCAGTGACAGCGTGGTACTGACGGCTCCAGAGAGCGGGGAGCCGccctcccgcagcccccgggccgcctcctgcccccccccgccctaCATCTCTCACGTATAG